One window of Grus americana isolate bGruAme1 chromosome 18, bGruAme1.mat, whole genome shotgun sequence genomic DNA carries:
- the LOC129214549 gene encoding myosin-4-like isoform X6 has product MSTDAEMAIFGEAAPYLRKSEKERIEAQNRPFDAKAACFVVDDKQMFVKGTIQTREGSNVTVKTSDNTTVTVKDDEVFPMNPPKFDKIEDMAMMTHLHEPAVLYNLKERYAAWMIYTYSGLFCVTVNPYKWLPVYNPEVVSAYRGKKRQEAPPHIFSISDNAYQFMLTDHNNQSILITGESGAGKTVNTKRVIQYFATIAVTGEKKKDQQPSKLQGTLEDQIISANPLLEAFGNAKTVRNDNSSRFGKFIRIHFGTTGKLASADIETYLLEKSRVTFQLPSERSYHVFYQIMSNKKPELIDLLLISTNPYDFLYVSQGEITVASIDDSEELLATDSAMDILGFSPDEKVGMYKLTGAVMHYGNMKFKQKQREEQAEPDGTEVADKAAYLMGLNSADLLKALCYPRVKVGNEYVTKGQNVQQVYNSVGALSKSVYEKMFLWMVARINQQLDTRQPRQYFIGVLDIAGFEIFDFNSLEQLCINFTNEKLQQFFNHHMFVLEQEEYKKEGIEWEFIDFGMDLAACIELIEKPMGIFSILEEECMFPKATDTSFKNKLYDQHLGKSSNFQKPKPAKGKAEAHFSLVHYAGTVDYNISGWLDKNKDPLNETVVGLYQKSSLKLLSFLFSNYAGDSGGGKKGAKKKGGSFQTVSAVFRDNLNKLMTNLRSTHPHFVRCLIPNETKTPGEMDHHLVMHQLRCNGVLEGIRICRKGFPSRILYADFKQRYKILNASAIPEGQFIDSKKASEKLLSSIDVDHNQYRYGHTKVFFKAGLLGRLEEMRDEKLVSLITDTQAMCRGYLMRTEFKKMNERRESIYIIQYNVRAFMNVKHWPWMKLFFKIKPLLKSAESEKEMANMKEEFEKTKEELAKSEAKRKELEEKMVALLQEKNDLQLQVQAESENLADAEERCEGLIKSKIQLEAKIKELSERMEDEEEINAELTAKKRKLEDECSELKKDIDDLELTLAKVEKEKHATENKVKNLTEEMAALDENISKLTKEKKALQEAHQQTLDDLQVEEDKVSTLTKTKTKLEHQVDDLEGSLEQEKKLRMDLERAKRKLEGDLKLAHESIMDLENDKQQMDDRLKKKDFEISQLQSKIEDEQAQSSQLQKKIKELQAQIEELEEETEAERAIHAKTEKQRADLSRELEEISEHLEEAGGATAAQMEMNKKREAEFQKMRRDLEEAMLQHEATAAALRKKHADSTAELGEQIDNLQRVKQKLEKEKSELKMEIDDLASNMESVSKAKSNLEKMCRALEDQCSEVRTKDDEHMRLINELNTQKTRLQTENGELTRQLEEKESLISQLTRGKQAFTQQSEDLKRQLEEETKAKNALVHALQSARHDCDLLREQYEEEQEAKGELQRALSKANSEVAQWRTKYETDAIQRTEELEEAKKKLAQRLQDSEEQIDTLNSKCASLEKTKQRLQGEVDDLMIDMERSNAACAAFDKKQRNFDKVLAEWKQKYQESQAELEAAQKESRSLSIETFRIKNAYEEMLDQAETVRWENKNLQQEISDLTEQIAESGKVNHELEKAKKQVEQEKCELQGALEEAEGSLEHEEGKILHVQLELNQVKSDVDRRSAEKDEEMQQLKRNHQRVLESMQTTLDAEIRSRNDALRLKKKMEGDLNDMEIQLSHANYHVAETQKHLKAAQGQLKDSQVHLDNALRENDDLKEQLAMVERRNNLMTKEMEEMRAAMEQTERARKASEQELTDASQRVQLLHSQNTTLLNTKKRLEVDVTHLQTEVEDSIQEARNAEEKAKKAITDAAIMAEELKKEQDTSTHLERMKKNLEQTVKDLQHRLDEAEQLALKGGKKQLQKLEARIKELENELDAEQKRGRESLKGVRKYERRLKELTYQSEEDKKNILRLQDLVDKLQLKVKAYKKQAEEAEEQANINLSRCHKTQHELEEAEERADIAECQVNKLRARSRDTGGQVSWRAAEKDPPHAASATQISAQTPGSHSCIPPAPALECPHKGRPEIGT; this is encoded by the exons ATGAGTACAGATGCAGAGATGGCAATCTTCGGAGAAGCTGCTCCCTATTTACGGAAATCTGAGAAGGAGAGAATTGAAGCCCAGAATCGCCCATTTGACGCTAAGGCAGCCTGTTTTGTAGTGGATGACAAGCAAATGTTTGTGAAAGGTACCATACAGACTAGAGAAGGTAGCAACGTCACAGTAAAAACATCTGATAATACA ACTGTGACTGTAAAGGATGATGAAGTCTTTCCTATGAATCCTCCCAAATTTGATAAAATCGAGGAcatggccatgatgacccaCCTCCACGAACCCGCTGTGCTGTACAACCTCAAAGAGCGTTATGCAGCCTGGATGATCTAT ACCTACTCGGGTCTCTTCTGCGTCACTGTCAACCCCTACAAGTGGCTGCCGGTGTACAACCCAGAGGTGGTGTCGGCCTACCGAGGCAAGAAGCGCCAGGAGGCCCCTCCACACATCTTCTCCATCTCTGACAACGCCTATCAGTTCATGCTGACTG ATCATAACAATCAGTCAATCCTTATCAC TGGAGAATCCGGTGCAGGGAAGACTGTGAACACAAAGCGTGTCATCCAGTACTTTGCAACAATTGCAGTCACtggtgagaaaaagaaagaccaaCAGCCCAGCAAATTGCAG GGAACTCTGGAGGACCAGATCATCAGCGCCAACCCACTGCTGGAGGCCTTTGGCAATGCCAAGACTGTGAGGAATGACAACTCCTCACGATTT GGAAAATTCATCCGGATTCACTTTGGAACAACTGGCAAGCTGGCCTCTGCGGATATCGAGACCT ATCTCTTGGAGAAATCCAGAGTGACTTTCCAGCTGCCCAGTGAAAGGAGCTATCATGTTTTTTACCAGATAATGTCCAACAAGAAGCCGGAGCTCATTG ATCTCCTCCTTATCTCCACCAACCCCTACGACTTCCTATATGTGAGCCAAGGAGAAATCACTGTTGCCAGCATTGACGACAGTGAGGAGCTCCTGGCGACGGAC AGCGCCATGGACATCCTGGGCTTCAGCCCCGATGAGAAGGTGGGGATGTACAAGCTGACGGGAGCTGTCATGCACTACGGGAACATGAAGTTCAAGCAGAAGCAGCGGGAGGAGCAGGCGGAGCCGGATGGCACAGAAG TGGCTGACAAAGCTGCCTACCTGATGGGTCTGAATTCTGCTGATTTGCTCAAGGCTTTATGTTATCCCAGGGTGAAAGTCGGGAATGAATATGTAACTAAAGGACAAAATGTCCAACAG GTATACAATTCAGTGGGTGCACTGAGTAAATCAGTCTATGAGAAGATGTTCCTGTGGATGGTTGCTCGAATCAACCAACAGCTGGATACAAGGCAGCCTAGACAGTATTTCATCGGTGTCCTGGACATTGCTGGCTTTGAAATTTTTGAT TTCAacagcctggagcagctgtgCATCAACTTCACCAATGAGAAACTGCAACAGTTCTTCAACCACCACATGTtcgtgctggagcaggaggagtacaaaaaggaaggaattgaATGGGAGTTCATTGACTTTGGGATGGACCTGGCTGCCTGCATTGAGCTCATTGAGAAG CCCATGGGCATCTTCTCCATCCTGGAAGAGGAATGCATGTTCCCCAAGGCAACTGACACCTCTTTCAAGAACAAGCTCTATGACCAGCATCTGGGCAAGTCCAGCAACTTCCAGAAGCCCAAGCCTGCCAAAGGCAAGGCTGAGGCACACTTCTCCTTGGTGCACTATGCTGGCACGGTGGACTACAACATCTCTGGCTGGCTTGACAAGAATAAGGATCCCTTGAATGAAACTGTTGTTGGGCTGTACCAGAAATCATCCTTGAAGCTGttgtccttccttttctctaaCTACGCTG GTGATAGTGGTGGTGGCAAGAAAGGTGCTAAGAAGAAGGGAGGCTCTTTCCAAACGGTGTCCGCTGTGTTCAGG GATAATCTAAACAAGTTGATGACTAACCTGAGAAGCACCCATCCTCACTTTGTGCGTTGCCTGATTCCTAATGAGACCAAGACACCTG gtGAAATGGACCATCACTTGGTGATGCATCAGCTGCGGTGCAATGGGGTTCTAGAAGGCATCCGAATTTGCAGGAAGGGGTTTCCAAGCAGAATCCTTTATGCAGACTTTAAGCAACG GTACAAGATTCTTAATGCCTCAGCCATTCCAGAAGGACAATTCATTGACAGCAAAAAGGCTTCTGAAAAGCTTCTTTCCTCCATTGATGTTGACCACAACCAATACAGATATGGCCACACCAAG GTGTTCTTCAAGGCAGGTCTCCTGGGACGCCTAGAAGAGATGAGAGATGAGAAGCTTGTAAGCCTCATCACTGATACACAAGCTATGTGCAGAGGGTACCTCATGagaactgaatttaaaaagatgAATGAAAGAAG AGAATCCATTTACATCATTCAATACAATGTTAGAGCATTCATGAACGTCAAGCACTGGCCCTGGATGAAGCTGTTCTTCAAGATCAAGCCCTTGCTGAAGAGTGCAGAATCTGAGAAGGAGATGGCCAACATGAAGGAGGAGTTTGAGAAAACCAAGGAAGAGCTTGCAAAGTCTGAGGCAAAGAggaaagagctggaggagaaaatggtggccctgctgcaggagaagaatGACCTGCAGCTCCAAGTGCAGGCT GAGAGTGAAAACCTAGCTGATGCTGAAGAGAGATGTGAAGGACTCATCAAAAGTAAAATCCAGCTGGAAGCCAAAATTAAAGAACTAAGTGAAAGAAtggaggatgaagaggagaTAAATGCTGAACTGACAGCAAAGAAGAGGAAACTTGAAGATGAGTGCTCCGAGCTGAAGAAAGATATTGATGATCTTGAACTGACTCTGGCCAAagtggaaaaagagaagcatgCAACAGAGAATAAG GTTAAGAATCTTACTGAAGAGATGGCAGCTCtggatgaaaatatttccaaactcactaaagagaaaaaggccCTCCAGGAAGCCCACCAGCAGACACTGGATGACTTGCAAGTTGAGGAAGACAAAGTCAGCACACTCACCAAAACCAAGACCAAACTGGAGCATCAAGTAGATGAC CTTGAAGGATCTCTCGAACAAGAGAAGAAGCTGCGAATGGACCTTGAGAGAGCTAAAAGGAAACTTGAAGGAGACCTGAAGCTTGCCCATGAGAGCATAATGGATTTGGAAAATGATAAGCAACAGATGGATGACAGGCTAAAAAA AAAGGATTTTGAAATTAGCCAGTTGCAAAGTAAAATTGAAGATGAGCAGGCTCAAAGTTCtcagctgcaaaagaaaattaaggagCTTCAG GCTCAAATAGAGGAACTGGAGGAAGAAACTGAGGCTGAACGTGCAATCCATGCAAAGACTGAAAAGCAGCGAGCTGACCTCTCCAGGGAGCTAGAGGAGATCAGCGAGCACCtggaagaagcaggaggagcTACCGCAGCTCAGATGGAGATGAACAAGAAGCGTGaggcagaatttcagaagatgCGTCGCGACCTCGAGGAGGCCATGCTGCAGCACGAAGCCACGGCTGCCGCCCTGCGGAAGAAGCACGCggacagcacagctgagctTGGGGAGCAGATCGACAACCTGCAACGAgtgaagcagaagctggagaaggagaagagtgaGCTGAAGATGGAGATTGACGACTTGGCCAGTAACATGGAGTCTGTCTCCAAAGCCAAG AGCAATCTAGAAAAGATGTGCCGAGCTCTCGAAGACCAATGCAGTGAAGTCAGAACCAAAGATGATGAACATATGCGACTAATTAATGAACtgaacacacagaaaacacGTCTGCAGACTGAGAATG GTGAACTCACTCGTCAACTGGAGGAGAAGGAGTCCTTGATTTCTCAGTTGACTCGAGGCAAACAGGCTTTCACTCAGCAGAGTGAAGACCTGAAGAGGCAACTAGAGGAAGAAACTAAG GCCAAGAACGCCCTGGTCCACGCCTTGCAGTCTGCTCGCCACGACTGTGACTTGCTCCGGGAACAAtatgaggaggagcaggaagccAAGGGGGAGCTGCAGCGTGCCCTGTCCAAGGCCAACAGCGAAGTGGCCCAGTGGAGAACCAAATACGAGACGGACGCTATTCAGCGCacggaggagctggaggaggccaa AAAGAAGCTTGCTCAGCGTCTGCAGGATTCAGAGGAGCAGATTGACACTCTCAACTCAAAGTGTGCTTCACTGGAGAAGacaaagcagaggctgcagggggaagTTGATGACCTCATGATTGACATGGAGAGGTCAAATGCAGCCTGTGCAGCATTTGataaaaagcagaggaattTTGACAAG GTCCTGGCTGAATGGAAACAGAAGTACCAGGAGAGTCAGGCTGAGCTGGAAGCTGCCCAGAAGGAGTCTCGCTCTCTTAGCATTGAGACCTTCCGGATTAAGAACGCCTATGAAGAAATGCTTGACCAGGCTGAGACTGTCAGATGGGAGAACAAGAACCTCCAGC AGGAAATTTCTGATCTGACTGAACAGATTGCTGAATCTGGAAAAGTTAATCATGAActggagaaagcaaagaagcAAGTTGAGCAAGAAAAGTGTGAACTTCAAGGAGCATTAGAAGAAGCAGAG GGCTCTTTAGAACatgaagagggaaaaatctTACATGTTCAGCTGGAGCTGAACCAGGTGAAGTCAGATGTTGATAGAAGGAGTGcagagaaagatgaagaaatgcaaCAGCTGAAGAGGAATCACCAGAGGGTATTAGAGTCTATGCAGACCACACTGGATGCTGAGATCAGAAGCAGAAATGATGCTCTGAGGCTGAAAAAGAAGATGGAGGGAGATCTGAATGACATGGAAATACAGCTGAGCCATGCCAACTATCACGTAGCAGAGACACAGAAGCACCTCAAAGCCGCGCAAGGGCAACTCAAG GACTCCCAGGTCCATTTGGACAATGCTTTGAGAGAGAACGATGATCTGAAGGAGCAGCTTGCTATGGTAGAGCGTAGGAACAATCTGATGACAAAAGAAATGGAGGAGATGCGAGCTGCTATGGAGCAGACAGAGCGAGCCCGGAAAGCTTCTGAGCAGGAGCTGACAGATGCCAGTCAGCGAGTACAGCTTCTCCACTCGCAG AACACAACCCTCCTCAACACCAAGAAGAGACTGGAAGTGGACGTTACTCATTTACAGACTGAAGTTGAAGACAGCATTCAGGAAGCCAGAAatgcagaggagaaagcaaagaaagcgATCACAGAT GCAGCCATAATGgcagaagagctgaagaaggagcaggacaccagcacccacctggaGAGGATGAAGAAGAATCTGGAACAGACAGTGAAGGACCTGCAGCACCGTCTGGATGAAGCTGAGCAGCTGGCACTGAAGGGTGGAAAGAAGCAACTCCAGAAACTAGAGGCAAGG ATTAAAGAGTTAGAAAACGAGCTTGATGCTGAGCAGAAACGAGGAAGAGAGTCACTGAAAGGTGTTCGCAAGTATGAGCGAAGGCTGAAGGAGCTCACTTACCAG TCTGAAGAggataagaaaaatattctccGGCTCCAGGACCTGGTGGACAAGCTGCAGTTAAAAGTGAAAGCATACAAGAAACAGGCTGAGGAGGCT GAAGAACAGGCAAACATTAATCTCTCACGATGCCACAAGACCCAGCACGAGCTGGAAGAGGCTGAAGAACGAGCTGATATTGCTGAATGCCAGGTTAACAAGTTGCGAGCCAGAAGTCGTGATACTGGAGGACAGGTGAGTTGGagggctgcagagaaggaccctCCCCATGCAGCAAGTGCCACACAGATCTCTGCCCAAACACCTGGCAGCCACAGCTGTATTCCTCCCGCTCCTGCACTGGAGTGTCCTCATAAAGGAAGACCAGAAATTGGCACTTAG